From the genome of Azospira restricta, one region includes:
- a CDS encoding CheR family methyltransferase has product MSFDPKRPVPPRAPAAPSSSLRPAAAGRPPPAAPSPSRPAPAGALPFASRDGSLREFEFTSADFDRVRKLIYQHAGISLSPAKQDMVYSRLARRLRATGKGSFADYLALLERGDAEEWERFVNSLTTNLTSFFREPHHFPIFGEHLKKLGGRNPIRVWCCASSTGEEPYSIAMTVAETFGGFSTPVSIIASDLDTNVLATADKGVYPIERVERLSPERLKRFFLRGSGAQEGNVAVRPELRRMVQFQRVNLLDPSWPVKGALDVIFCRNVMIYFDKPTQYRILSRFAPLLQDDGLLFAGHSESFLHAADLFRSLGKTVYELSRRRR; this is encoded by the coding sequence ATGAGCTTCGACCCGAAACGCCCCGTGCCGCCGCGCGCGCCGGCGGCCCCTTCCTCGTCGCTGCGGCCGGCGGCCGCCGGCCGCCCGCCGCCCGCCGCGCCATCGCCGTCGCGGCCGGCACCGGCCGGCGCGCTGCCGTTCGCCAGCCGCGACGGCAGCCTGCGCGAATTCGAGTTCACCAGCGCCGATTTCGACCGCGTGCGCAAACTGATCTACCAGCATGCCGGCATCTCGCTGTCGCCGGCCAAGCAGGACATGGTCTATTCCCGCCTGGCGCGCCGCCTGCGGGCGACCGGCAAGGGCAGTTTCGCCGACTACCTGGCGCTGCTCGAACGCGGCGACGCGGAGGAATGGGAGCGCTTCGTCAATTCGCTGACGACCAACCTCACCTCGTTCTTCCGCGAGCCGCATCACTTCCCGATCTTCGGCGAGCACCTGAAGAAGCTCGGCGGTCGCAACCCGATCCGGGTCTGGTGCTGCGCGTCGTCGACCGGCGAGGAACCCTATTCGATCGCGATGACCGTCGCCGAGACCTTCGGCGGCTTCTCGACGCCGGTCTCGATCATCGCCTCCGACCTCGACACCAACGTGCTGGCGACGGCGGACAAGGGCGTCTACCCGATCGAGCGTGTCGAGCGGCTGTCGCCCGAGCGGCTGAAGCGCTTCTTCCTGAGGGGCTCCGGCGCACAGGAAGGCAACGTCGCGGTGCGTCCGGAACTGCGGCGCATGGTCCAGTTCCAGCGCGTCAACCTGCTCGACCCGAGCTGGCCGGTGAAGGGAGCGCTCGACGTGATCTTCTGCCGCAACGTGATGATCTATTTCGACAAGCCGACGCAGTACCGGATCCTGTCGCGCTTTGCGCCGCTGCTGCAGGACGACGGGCTGCTCTTCGCCGGGCATTCGGAAAGCTTCCTGCACGCCGCCGACCTCTTCCGTTCGCTCGGCAAGACCGTCTATGAACTCTCCCGCCGCCGTCGTTGA
- a CDS encoding methyl-accepting chemotaxis protein has protein sequence MSSVAWKVRGAFAVMVVAAGVLMGVGPAVFGSGMQGVAIGGGLLALLGAGLAAFVEGGLLRRLGELRAVIERTYMDGDLTRRADERGKDEVAATALAYNRLMASFQTIIGKVFFNSVEVARASATLIDEANTVAAGSNRQHDAAQSAASAMNQLTANMHQAAQNASETAQIAESASGLSAEGMGIVRDASAEMERIAASVTESAEVVYALGERSKAISGIAQTIREIADQTNLLALNAAIEAARAGEQGRGFAVVADEVRKLAERTSSATGEISSMITAIQGETQTAIVSIEAGTGQARSGAALAQQAADSLDRINRGARETMEKVDAIAAVIDEQTRSGNDIAAHVRSIMSMAESNSAASDKALREAGQLEYLATNLKEIGNVFKLGASGEQAVQTHGRMPAIVQRAAAETGQILEKAIDAGRLRLEDLFDESYQPIPNTKPQKFKTRFDALCDQLLPPLQEALLEQNGWLVYAIACDRKGYVPTHNRRFAQPLTGDEKVDFVNNRTKRIFDDPVGRRCGDHTQPFLLQTYRRDTGEIMHDISAPVTVKGRHWGGFRIGYRTEA, from the coding sequence ATGAGCAGTGTGGCGTGGAAGGTGCGGGGCGCGTTCGCGGTCATGGTCGTGGCGGCGGGCGTCCTGATGGGGGTCGGTCCGGCGGTTTTCGGCAGCGGCATGCAGGGGGTGGCGATCGGCGGCGGGTTGCTCGCGCTGCTCGGCGCCGGCCTGGCCGCCTTCGTCGAGGGCGGGCTGCTGCGGCGTCTCGGCGAGCTGCGCGCGGTGATCGAGCGCACCTACATGGACGGCGACCTGACGCGCCGCGCCGATGAGCGCGGCAAGGACGAGGTCGCCGCGACGGCACTGGCCTACAACCGGCTGATGGCCAGCTTCCAGACGATCATCGGCAAGGTCTTCTTCAATTCGGTCGAGGTCGCGCGCGCTTCGGCGACGCTGATCGACGAGGCGAACACCGTCGCCGCGGGCTCCAACCGCCAGCACGACGCCGCGCAGTCGGCGGCGTCGGCGATGAACCAGCTCACGGCCAACATGCACCAGGCGGCGCAGAACGCGTCGGAGACGGCGCAGATCGCCGAGTCGGCGAGCGGCCTGTCGGCCGAGGGGATGGGCATCGTCCGCGACGCGTCGGCCGAGATGGAACGGATCGCTGCCTCGGTGACCGAGTCCGCCGAGGTGGTCTATGCGCTCGGCGAGCGCTCGAAGGCGATCAGCGGCATCGCCCAGACCATCCGCGAGATCGCCGACCAGACCAACCTGCTCGCGCTCAACGCCGCCATCGAGGCGGCGCGTGCCGGCGAGCAGGGGCGCGGCTTCGCGGTGGTCGCCGACGAGGTGCGCAAGCTGGCCGAGCGCACCTCGTCGGCGACCGGCGAGATCAGCAGCATGATCACCGCGATCCAGGGCGAGACGCAGACCGCGATCGTCAGCATCGAGGCCGGCACCGGCCAGGCCCGGAGCGGTGCCGCGCTGGCGCAGCAGGCCGCCGATTCGCTCGACCGCATCAACCGCGGCGCGCGCGAGACGATGGAGAAGGTCGACGCGATCGCCGCCGTGATCGACGAACAGACCCGCTCCGGCAACGACATCGCCGCGCACGTGCGCAGCATCATGTCGATGGCCGAGTCGAACAGCGCGGCGTCGGACAAGGCGCTGCGCGAGGCCGGCCAGCTCGAATACCTGGCCACCAATCTGAAGGAAATCGGCAACGTCTTCAAGCTCGGCGCCTCCGGTGAGCAGGCGGTGCAGACGCACGGCCGGATGCCTGCGATCGTGCAGCGGGCCGCCGCCGAGACCGGCCAGATCCTGGAGAAGGCGATCGACGCCGGCCGTCTCCGCCTGGAAGACCTGTTCGACGAGAGCTACCAGCCGATCCCGAACACCAAGCCGCAGAAGTTCAAGACCCGCTTCGACGCGCTCTGCGACCAGTTGCTGCCGCCGCTGCAGGAGGCGCTGCTCGAGCAGAACGGCTGGCTGGTCTATGCGATCGCCTGCGACCGCAAGGGCTACGTGCCGACGCACAACCGGCGCTTCGCGCAGCCGCTGACCGGTGACGAGAAGGTCGATTTCGTCAACAACCGCACCAAGCGGATCTTCGACGACCCGGTCGGCCGGCGTTGCGGCGACCATACGCAGCCCTTCCTGCTGCAGACCTATCGCCGCGACACCGGCGAGATCATGCACGACATCTCGGCGCCGGTGACGGTCAAGGGGCGCCACTGGGGAGGCTTCCGCATCGGCTACCGGACCGAGGCCTGA
- a CDS encoding chemotaxis protein CheA has translation MSDFAGMEDLLQDFLQEAHDLLSDVDNKLVDLEKMPDDRGLLNDIFRGFHTVKGGAGFLNATELVTLCHLTENLFDRLRNGEMDLTPELMDIIMAATKGVRDMFGELGQGVQPRPAPDDVLAGLRHALEAGAEAEVEAPAAPAAAAPAAAAGGPDWKQLHAAVTGQAVASASEVIPKSEATPAAASPPPYGRRATDKPGSPTPAGAGRRAEERTAARENTIRVDTARLDQVLNLSGEIGLMKNRLTSLRADILAGKTDSDTLHALDQAVSQLDLLVSDLQNSVMKTRMQPIGRLFQKYPRIARDLARQLGKDVELVLAGEETEVDKTMIEDLADPLIHLIRNAVDHGVEGPEERLACGKPTKSVVRLEARQEGDHIVLIIADDGRGMSAERIRAKAIEKGLISEEEANTLDERQSLHLIFLPGFSTKTQISDVSGRGVGMDVVKTNIQKLNGTVDIRSEPGKGSVFIISLPLTLAILPVLLVLLGDQPFALPLSLVREILPIEHGKLQEVGGKATLVVRGEILPVVSLAKLLGWPQDHPPEYGVLMQTAERSFILAVDNFAGRDDAVIKSLEDFRPRGVAGVTTLSNGQIVLILDMKELLSDLGQHLDMDARGSSMRALEFG, from the coding sequence ATGAGCGATTTCGCCGGGATGGAAGATCTGCTGCAGGATTTCCTGCAGGAGGCGCACGATCTCTTGTCGGACGTCGACAACAAGCTGGTCGATCTGGAAAAGATGCCGGACGACCGCGGCCTGTTGAACGACATCTTCCGCGGCTTCCACACGGTCAAGGGGGGCGCCGGCTTCCTCAACGCGACCGAGCTGGTCACCCTCTGCCACCTCACCGAGAACCTGTTCGACCGCCTGCGCAACGGCGAGATGGACCTGACGCCCGAGCTGATGGACATCATCATGGCGGCGACCAAGGGGGTCCGCGACATGTTCGGCGAGCTCGGGCAGGGCGTGCAGCCGCGTCCGGCGCCCGACGACGTGCTCGCCGGCTTGCGCCACGCGCTCGAGGCCGGAGCCGAAGCCGAAGTCGAAGCGCCCGCGGCACCGGCCGCCGCCGCTCCGGCCGCTGCCGCCGGCGGGCCCGACTGGAAGCAGCTGCACGCCGCCGTTACCGGGCAGGCGGTGGCGAGCGCCAGCGAAGTGATTCCGAAGTCCGAGGCGACGCCGGCCGCCGCTTCGCCGCCGCCCTACGGCCGCCGCGCGACCGACAAGCCGGGCTCGCCGACGCCGGCCGGCGCCGGCCGCCGCGCCGAGGAGCGCACCGCGGCGCGCGAGAACACGATCCGCGTCGATACCGCGCGCCTCGATCAGGTGCTCAACCTATCGGGCGAGATCGGGCTGATGAAGAACCGGTTGACCAGCCTCAGGGCCGACATCCTCGCCGGCAAGACCGATTCCGACACGCTGCACGCGCTCGACCAGGCGGTTTCGCAGCTCGACCTGCTGGTCTCCGATCTGCAGAACTCGGTCATGAAGACGCGCATGCAGCCGATCGGGCGCCTCTTCCAGAAGTATCCGCGCATCGCCCGCGACCTTGCCCGCCAGCTCGGCAAGGACGTCGAGCTGGTGCTCGCCGGCGAGGAGACCGAGGTCGACAAGACGATGATCGAGGATCTCGCCGACCCGCTGATCCACCTCATCCGCAACGCTGTCGACCACGGCGTCGAGGGGCCGGAGGAGCGGCTCGCCTGCGGCAAGCCGACGAAGTCGGTGGTGCGCCTGGAGGCGCGCCAGGAAGGCGACCACATCGTGCTGATCATCGCCGACGACGGCCGCGGCATGAGCGCCGAGCGCATCCGCGCCAAGGCCATCGAGAAGGGACTGATCTCCGAGGAGGAGGCCAATACCCTCGACGAGCGGCAGAGCCTGCACCTGATCTTCCTGCCGGGCTTCTCGACCAAGACGCAGATTTCCGACGTTTCCGGCCGCGGCGTCGGCATGGACGTGGTCAAGACCAACATCCAGAAGCTCAACGGCACCGTGGACATCCGCTCCGAGCCGGGCAAGGGCAGCGTCTTCATCATCTCGCTGCCGCTGACGCTGGCCATCCTGCCGGTGCTGCTGGTGCTGCTCGGCGACCAGCCGTTCGCGCTGCCGCTGTCGCTGGTGCGCGAGATCCTGCCGATCGAGCACGGCAAGCTGCAGGAAGTCGGCGGCAAGGCGACGCTGGTCGTGCGCGGCGAGATCCTGCCGGTGGTGTCGCTGGCCAAGCTGCTCGGCTGGCCGCAGGACCATCCGCCCGAGTACGGCGTGCTGATGCAGACCGCCGAGCGCAGTTTCATCCTTGCCGTGGACAACTTCGCCGGCCGCGACGACGCGGTGATCAAGTCGCTCGAGGACTTCCGTCCGCGCGGCGTGGCCGGGGTGACGACGCTGTCGAACGGCCAGATCGTGCTGATCCTCGACATGAAGGAGCTGCTCTCCGACCTCGGCCAGCATCTGGACATGGATGCCCGCGGCAGCAGCATGCGCGCGCTCGAGTTCGGCTAA
- a CDS encoding chemotaxis protein — protein MDLSEKKNLLESVDARTRLAGSNMMEILLFSLGTRETFGINVFKVREVGRTPHITRTPNMPRGVEGLISLRGNVIPVLSLSSFLDLEGGPPPGLGKSMMVAEYSKRTLGFLVHEVDRIIRVDWERVKAPETVLASNQGLITAVIELEGGRLVSILDVEQILANAFGEAVIVDVPPVRVAEDVSIFFCDDSIVARRKITEVLDKLGVKHKHATNGAEAWTRLQAIAAHATQMGKPVREEIRVIMVDAEMPEMDGYVLTKNIKSDARFNGVPVIMHSSLSSEANRAMGKAVGVDGYVAKFDAEVLADTLRPLLER, from the coding sequence ATGGATCTGTCAGAGAAGAAGAACCTGCTCGAGAGCGTCGACGCCCGCACGCGGCTCGCCGGCTCGAACATGATGGAAATCCTGTTGTTCTCGCTGGGCACGCGCGAGACCTTCGGCATCAACGTCTTCAAGGTCCGTGAGGTGGGGCGGACGCCGCACATCACGCGCACCCCGAACATGCCGCGCGGCGTCGAGGGGCTGATTTCGCTGCGCGGCAACGTCATCCCGGTGCTGTCGCTATCGTCCTTCCTCGACCTCGAGGGCGGCCCGCCGCCCGGACTGGGCAAGTCGATGATGGTCGCCGAATACTCGAAGCGCACGCTCGGCTTCCTGGTGCACGAGGTCGACCGCATCATCCGCGTCGACTGGGAGCGGGTGAAGGCGCCTGAAACGGTGCTGGCCTCGAACCAGGGGCTGATCACCGCGGTGATCGAGCTCGAGGGCGGCCGCCTGGTGTCGATCCTCGACGTCGAGCAGATCCTCGCCAACGCCTTCGGCGAGGCGGTGATCGTCGACGTGCCGCCGGTACGCGTCGCCGAGGATGTCAGCATCTTCTTCTGCGACGACTCGATCGTCGCCCGCCGCAAGATCACCGAGGTGCTCGACAAGCTGGGCGTCAAGCACAAGCACGCGACCAACGGCGCCGAGGCGTGGACCCGCCTGCAGGCGATCGCCGCGCATGCGACGCAGATGGGCAAGCCGGTGCGCGAGGAAATCCGCGTGATCATGGTCGATGCCGAGATGCCGGAGATGGACGGCTACGTGCTGACCAAGAACATCAAGAGCGACGCCCGCTTCAACGGGGTGCCGGTGATCATGCATTCCTCGCTGTCGTCGGAAGCCAACCGGGCGATGGGCAAGGCCGTCGGTGTCGACGGCTACGTCGCCAAGTTCGACGCCGAGGTGCTTGCCGACACGCTGCGCCCGCTGCTCGAACGCTAG
- the cheD gene encoding chemoreceptor glutamine deamidase CheD has product MNSPAAVVEREADAAACPSTEQGYVEGFASNIYHDRNFDTAAAKILPGEYYVTGKEMVLVTVLGSCVAACIRDSENGIGGMNHFMLPDEGGKDVLSSSTRYGTYAMEVLINHLLKSGARRHRLEAKVFGGGAVLASLSSSNIGARNAEFVLDFLQTEKIPVVAKDLLDSYPRKVYYFPRSGRVLVRKLHRVHNDTLFDREREYRSRLQRSTVAGEIELFI; this is encoded by the coding sequence ATGAACTCTCCCGCCGCCGTCGTTGAGCGCGAGGCCGACGCGGCCGCCTGTCCGTCCACCGAGCAGGGGTATGTCGAGGGCTTCGCCTCGAACATCTACCACGACCGGAACTTCGACACCGCGGCGGCCAAGATCCTGCCCGGCGAGTACTACGTCACCGGCAAGGAGATGGTGCTGGTAACCGTGCTCGGCTCCTGCGTCGCCGCCTGCATCCGCGACAGCGAGAACGGCATCGGCGGCATGAACCACTTCATGCTGCCGGACGAAGGCGGCAAGGACGTGCTCAGCAGCTCGACCCGCTACGGTACCTACGCGATGGAAGTGCTGATCAACCACCTGCTCAAGTCGGGGGCGCGGCGGCATCGGCTGGAGGCCAAGGTGTTCGGCGGCGGCGCCGTGCTCGCCAGCCTCAGCTCGAGCAACATCGGTGCGCGCAACGCCGAGTTCGTGCTCGACTTCCTGCAGACCGAGAAGATTCCGGTGGTGGCCAAGGACCTGCTCGATTCGTATCCGCGCAAGGTTTATTACTTCCCGCGCAGCGGTCGCGTGCTGGTACGCAAGCTGCATCGCGTGCACAACGACACGCTGTTCGACCGCGAAAGGGAATATCGCTCCCGCCTGCAACGCTCCACCGTTGCCGGCGAGATCGAGCTCTTCATCTGA
- a CDS encoding protein-glutamate methylesterase/protein-glutamine glutaminase: MTTKVLVVDDSAVMRKLLAELINAAPDLEVVGAAPDAHGARELIKSLNPDVVTLDVQMPRMDGLEFLERLMRLRPTRVVMVSAHTEAGSETTLRALELGAVDFIGKPRADQPAALIEYAEELTEKIRGAAAAQLRRPAAAPAGEGPVAPLPATARNAANGNVIFVGASTGGTEAIKDLLLGFPADCPPTLIVQHMPENFTASFARRLDSLCAPRVVEAQGGERVEPGTVFIAPGHSHLQIVRQGSACVTRLSDAAPVNRHRPSVDVLFDSAAEAVGAKAIGVILTGMGKDGAQGLLRLRQAGGRTFGQDEASCAVYGMPREAALVGAVEEVVSLGEMARRVLATAARSVA; encoded by the coding sequence ATGACGACAAAGGTGCTGGTGGTGGACGATTCGGCGGTGATGCGCAAGCTGCTCGCCGAGCTGATCAACGCCGCCCCCGATCTCGAGGTGGTGGGAGCGGCCCCCGACGCGCACGGGGCGCGCGAGCTGATCAAGTCGCTCAACCCGGACGTCGTCACGCTCGACGTGCAGATGCCGCGCATGGACGGGCTGGAGTTCCTCGAGCGCTTGATGCGCCTGCGGCCGACGCGGGTGGTGATGGTCTCGGCCCATACCGAGGCCGGTTCGGAGACGACGCTGCGCGCGCTCGAGCTGGGGGCGGTCGATTTCATCGGCAAGCCGCGCGCCGACCAGCCGGCGGCGCTGATCGAGTACGCCGAGGAACTGACCGAAAAAATCCGCGGTGCGGCCGCGGCGCAGCTGCGGCGGCCGGCCGCCGCGCCCGCCGGCGAGGGGCCGGTGGCGCCGCTGCCCGCCACGGCGCGGAACGCCGCCAACGGCAACGTCATTTTCGTCGGCGCCTCGACCGGCGGTACCGAGGCGATCAAGGACCTGCTCCTCGGCTTCCCCGCCGACTGTCCGCCGACGCTGATCGTGCAGCACATGCCGGAGAACTTCACCGCCTCGTTCGCGCGGCGGCTGGACAGCCTGTGCGCGCCACGGGTGGTCGAGGCGCAGGGCGGCGAGCGGGTCGAGCCCGGCACCGTGTTCATCGCGCCGGGCCACTCGCACCTGCAGATCGTCCGCCAGGGCAGCGCCTGCGTCACGCGTCTGAGCGACGCGGCACCGGTCAACCGCCACCGGCCGTCGGTGGACGTGCTCTTCGATTCGGCGGCGGAGGCGGTCGGCGCCAAGGCGATCGGCGTCATCCTGACCGGCATGGGCAAGGACGGGGCGCAGGGCCTGCTGCGCCTGCGCCAGGCCGGTGGGCGGACCTTCGGCCAGGACGAGGCGAGCTGCGCGGTCTACGGCATGCCGCGCGAGGCGGCGCTGGTCGGCGCGGTCGAGGAGGTCGTCAGTCTCGGCGAAATGGCGCGCCGCGTGCTCGCCACGGCCGCGCGGAGTGTGGCATAG
- the cheY gene encoding chemotaxis response regulator CheY, whose product MPDPKIKFLVVDDFSTMRRIVRNLLKELGFTNVDEAEDGAIALQKLQAGGFDFVVSDWNMPNMDGLTLLQTIRATPALKHLPVLMITAEAKKENIIAAAQAGASGYIVKPFTSATLAEKLQKIFEKMEKGA is encoded by the coding sequence ATGCCGGATCCGAAGATCAAGTTCCTGGTCGTCGACGATTTCTCGACGATGCGGCGCATCGTCCGCAACCTGCTGAAGGAGCTCGGATTCACCAACGTCGACGAGGCCGAGGACGGCGCCATCGCGCTGCAGAAGCTGCAGGCGGGCGGCTTCGACTTCGTCGTTTCGGACTGGAACATGCCGAACATGGACGGCCTGACGCTGCTGCAGACGATCCGCGCGACGCCGGCGCTGAAGCACCTGCCGGTGCTGATGATCACCGCCGAGGCGAAGAAGGAGAACATCATCGCGGCGGCACAGGCGGGGGCCAGCGGCTACATCGTCAAGCCGTTCACGTCGGCGACGCTGGCCGAGAAGCTGCAGAAGATCTTCGAGAAGATGGAAAAGGGCGCATGA
- the cheZ gene encoding protein phosphatase CheZ, whose protein sequence is MSSDSAELEALFDSIAAGKAPAAAPAAAPAAPVAPAAPAAVPAAAAAREVGDSDELQALFDSIADTQTAAAAPAAAVDEEWEGQEKVFRRVGQMARQLHDTLRELGYDKLIAQTVEALPDAKDRLAYIANLTEQAACKVLNATDVANPLVESLESGAQGLAARWDRVYANQMGVEDFKQLAADTRAFLKEQVPQKTAGTKAQLMEIMMAQDFQDLTGQVIKKVVTLAQDLESQLMNALIEVMPEEHKTDSVASLLNGPVINAEGRTDVVVDQQQVDDLLDSLGF, encoded by the coding sequence ATGAGCAGCGATTCCGCAGAACTCGAGGCACTCTTTGACAGCATCGCCGCCGGCAAGGCGCCGGCTGCGGCGCCCGCTGCCGCGCCGGCGGCTCCGGTTGCACCGGCGGCGCCTGCGGCCGTTCCGGCTGCTGCGGCGGCGCGCGAAGTCGGCGATTCCGACGAGCTGCAGGCGCTGTTCGATTCGATCGCCGACACCCAGACCGCGGCAGCGGCGCCGGCGGCAGCCGTCGACGAGGAGTGGGAAGGCCAGGAGAAGGTTTTCCGCCGCGTCGGCCAGATGGCCCGCCAGCTGCACGACACGCTGCGCGAGCTCGGCTACGACAAGCTGATCGCGCAGACCGTCGAGGCCCTGCCCGATGCCAAGGACCGCCTTGCCTACATCGCCAACCTGACCGAGCAGGCCGCCTGCAAGGTGCTGAACGCCACCGACGTCGCCAATCCGCTGGTCGAGTCGCTGGAAAGCGGCGCGCAGGGGCTGGCGGCGCGCTGGGACCGCGTGTACGCGAACCAGATGGGCGTCGAGGACTTCAAGCAGCTCGCCGCCGACACGCGCGCCTTCCTGAAGGAACAGGTGCCGCAGAAGACCGCCGGGACCAAGGCGCAGCTGATGGAAATCATGATGGCGCAGGATTTCCAGGACCTCACCGGCCAGGTGATCAAGAAGGTGGTGACGCTGGCGCAGGACCTCGAGTCGCAGCTGATGAACGCGCTGATCGAGGTCATGCCCGAGGAGCACAAGACGGATTCGGTCGCCAGCCTGCTCAACGGGCCGGTGATCAATGCCGAAGGCCGCACCGACGTCGTCGTCGACCAGCAGCAGGTCGACGACCTGCTCGACAGCCTCGGCTTCTAG
- a CDS encoding chemotaxis protein, whose amino-acid sequence MSELLKSIDARTKLAGTNKLEILLFFLGRDTRTGRKETFGINVFKVREVMRTPPITAAPEMPSAVEGMVSLRGVLVPVIDLAKYAGVHTETPRDIMIVTEYNGHTQGFLVEGVDTILRLDWSQMRVPPEMLMAEMGGLVTAVTELPDNRLVMMMDVEKVLAETARYDDEAAYRSVVPLNKPDAMVVFADDSIVARKQIEKTLQLMGVKYVGAMNGRLAWEELEKIATYADSTNKSVSDLVSLVLTDIEMPEMDGYILTKKIKSDPRFAGIPVIMHSSLSGMSNQQLGKSVGVDEYVAKFEPQKLSESLARRILGESANLPVPA is encoded by the coding sequence ATGTCCGAACTGCTGAAAAGCATCGACGCGCGCACCAAGCTCGCGGGTACGAACAAGCTGGAAATTCTGCTCTTCTTCCTCGGCCGCGACACGCGCACCGGGCGCAAGGAGACTTTCGGCATCAACGTCTTCAAGGTGCGCGAAGTGATGCGCACGCCGCCGATCACCGCCGCGCCGGAAATGCCGTCGGCGGTCGAGGGCATGGTCAGCCTGCGCGGCGTGCTGGTGCCGGTGATCGACCTCGCCAAGTACGCCGGCGTGCACACCGAGACGCCGCGCGACATCATGATCGTCACCGAATACAACGGCCATACCCAGGGCTTCCTGGTCGAAGGGGTGGACACCATCCTGCGCCTCGACTGGAGCCAGATGCGCGTGCCGCCGGAGATGCTGATGGCGGAGATGGGCGGGCTGGTGACGGCGGTCACCGAGCTGCCGGACAACCGGCTGGTGATGATGATGGACGTCGAGAAGGTGCTCGCCGAGACCGCCCGCTACGACGATGAGGCCGCCTACCGCAGCGTCGTGCCGCTGAACAAGCCGGACGCGATGGTGGTCTTCGCCGACGACTCGATCGTCGCCCGCAAGCAGATCGAGAAGACGCTGCAGCTGATGGGCGTGAAGTACGTGGGGGCGATGAACGGCCGCCTCGCCTGGGAGGAGCTGGAGAAGATCGCGACCTACGCCGACAGCACCAACAAGTCGGTGTCCGACCTGGTCAGCCTGGTGCTGACCGACATCGAGATGCCGGAGATGGACGGCTACATCCTGACCAAGAAGATCAAGAGCGATCCGCGCTTTGCCGGCATTCCGGTGATCATGCATTCGTCGCTGTCGGGGATGTCGAACCAGCAGCTCGGCAAGTCGGTCGGCGTTGACGAATACGTCGCCAAGTTCGAGCCGCAGAAGCTGTCCGAATCCCTCGCCCGCCGGATCCTCGGCGAGTCGGCCAACCTTCCCGTGCCGGCCTGA
- a CDS encoding STAS domain-containing protein, with the protein MQVNVVKESGRVDLKLSGRFDFNSHREFRSAYEPVMADAEVKQLNIDLAAVDYLDSSALGMLLMLRDKAGAANKTLALVNVRGAVKQVLEIANFGKLFKIA; encoded by the coding sequence ATGCAGGTTAATGTCGTGAAGGAGTCCGGCCGGGTTGACCTGAAGTTGTCCGGCCGCTTCGACTTCAATTCGCATCGGGAATTCCGGAGTGCCTACGAGCCGGTAATGGCCGATGCGGAGGTGAAGCAGCTGAACATCGATCTGGCCGCCGTCGACTATCTCGACAGCTCCGCGCTTGGCATGCTGCTGATGCTGCGCGACAAGGCGGGGGCGGCGAACAAGACGTTGGCGCTGGTCAATGTGCGCGGCGCGGTGAAGCAGGTGCTCGAGATCGCCAATTTCGGCAAGCTGTTCAAGATCGCCTGA